The following coding sequences lie in one Sorghum bicolor cultivar BTx623 chromosome 6, Sorghum_bicolor_NCBIv3, whole genome shotgun sequence genomic window:
- the LOC8058660 gene encoding indolin-2-one monooxygenase encodes MAHQATIVIDDLTTANSPLLKAVFPLLVPVILLFVLLRYFSTGATTTNTKQGKKLLPSPPALPLIGHLHLVGAHPHVSMRGLAARHGGEDLMLLRLGTVPTLVAFSPRAAQAVLRTHDQSLASRPRSIFGDILGYGPSDVGFAPYGEGWRQAKKLVTTHLLNTKKVQSYRAAREEEVGLVVDKIRCAAMAGAAVDLSELLSSFTTDMISRAVVGRSFRVDGLDKVFKEAMDASMAVLGGFNLENFYPGLAKVAGGVLMWPGRRKAERLRDQWDEVLDKVIDQHASMAAASHESDFTHVMLSVQEEYGLTRDGIKGILSDMFAAGTDTAYLVLEFTMAELMLHQDVMARLQAEVRNSIMPKNQEVITEEYLTGMPYLKAVIKETLRLHPPSPLLLPHQSLEECTIDGYVVPAGTTVFVNAWAIGRDLRLWDAAEEFMPERFIDKGATEGVDFRGIDFQFLPFGSGRRMCPGMNFGLANVEIMLANLVCHFDWEMAGGANEIDMTEVFGLTVHRKEKLILTPRLQSCVA; translated from the exons ATGGCACATCAAGCAACAATAGTTATCGATGATCTCACCACTGCTAATTCACCGCTGCTGAAAGCAGTTTTCCCACTCCTGGTCCCTGTCATCCTGCTCTTCGTCCTGCTGCGCTACTTCTCTACAGGAGCAACAACGACTAATACAAAGCAAGGAAAGAAACTGCTTCCTTCACCTCCggccctgccgctgatcgggcACCTTCACCTCGTCGGTGCGCACCCGCATGTCTCTATGCGGGGCCTCGCCGCCCGGCACGGTGGCGAGGACCTCATGCTACTCCGCCTCGGCACGGTCCCGACGCTTGTGGCGTTCTCCCCGCGCGCCGCACAGGCGGTGCTGCGCACGCACGACCAGTCGCTGGCGTCGAGGCCCCGCTCCATCTTCGGCGATATCCTCGGTTACGGGCCGTCGGACGTCGGGTTCGCGCCCTACGGCGAGGGTTGGCGGCAGGCGAAGAAGCTGGTCACCACGCACCTGCTCAACACCAAGAAGGTGCAGTCCTACCGCGCCGCCCGCGAGGAGGAG GTGGGACTGGTTGTCGACAAGATCCGCTGCGCAGCCATGGCAGGCGCGGCCGTGGACTTGAGCGAGCTCCTGAGCTCGTTCACGACGGACATGATCTCCCGAGCCGTGGTGGGGCGGTCGTTCAGGGTGGACGGCCTGGACAAGGTGTTCAAGGAAGCGATGGACGCGAGCATGGCCGTCCTTGGGGGCTTCAACCTGGAGAACTTTTATCCTGGCCTGGCCAAGGTGGCCGGCGGCGTGCTCATGTGGCCGGGGCGCCGCAAGGCTGAGAGACTCAGGGACCAGTGGGATGAGGTCCTTGATAAGGTGATCGACCAGCACGCGAGCATGGCAGCAGCAAGCCACGAGAGTGATTTTACCCATGTGATGCTATCCGTGCAAGAGGAGTACGGGCTCACCAGAGACGGCATCAAAGGAATCTTGTCT GATATGTTTGCAGCGGGCACAGACACAGCGTACTTGGTATTAGAATTCACCATGGCTGAGCTGATGCTGCACCAAGATGTTATGGCAAGGCTACAGGCAGAGGTGAGAAATAGCATTATGCCTAAGAACCAAGAAGTCATCACAGAAGAGTACCTCACTGGAATGCCATATCTAAAAGCTGTCATCAAAGAAACACTCCGATTGCACCCGCCATCACCGCTCCTCCTCCCACATCAGTCACTAGAGGAGTGCACCATCGATGGCTACGTGGTTCCTGCTGGCACCACCGTGTTTGTCAACGCCTGGGCAATCGGCCGCGACCTGAGGTTATGGGATGCTGCTGAGGAGTTCATGCCAGAAAGGTTCATCGACAAGGGGGCCACAGAGGGTGTTGATTTTAGAGGAATTGACTTTCAATTTCTGCCATTTGGGTCCGGCCGAAGGATGTGTCCTGGCATGAATTTTGGCCTGGCCAACGTTGAAATCATGCTGGCAAATCTTGTGTGCCACTTTGATTGGGAGATGGCGGGAGGAGCCAATGAGATTGACATGACAGAGGTGTTTGGATTAACTGTGCACCGAAAAGAGAAGCTTATCCTCACTCCAAGGTTACAATCTTGTGTTGCTTAA